One genomic region from Labeo rohita strain BAU-BD-2019 chromosome 7, IGBB_LRoh.1.0, whole genome shotgun sequence encodes:
- the si:cabz01068815.1 gene encoding solute carrier family 51 subunit beta, whose translation MYLLPFELWKPCCGKAFPTCVVILSVLHHFCLQTVLFRFSTTGAMLLLWIALSLTWPGTIGFTIHSMKEGLCLEDSSEGVVELRTCSLDSVLQQWKWTDYWFLVNAGTQRCLSAVHTDPVQTITCDSGEHIKWQCKAQQLISLQNSLALSTERGNVKLNTGEHDTWKSLDAGDICQNKQRSRRDSDLETDEFDFEEGPPAPRMTEAQMKFLQWYYRTENPTPWKFGMLAFAFLGLLIGAVLCVMGVMANRNRKKIAKYKVASKVTDMKSEMEELQVIITDKVTEVKEEKTHFTPSEHITTYNSHKDWEEPSFDSKTSEGPKPGEIMVTWRDGNVSTLYPEPAEEEQGEKDVYKTDGETMSQNCPQAIASSDTIAF comes from the exons ATGTATCTCCTCCCATTTGAACTTTGGAAACCCTGCTGTGGTAAAGCGTTCCCAACATGTGTAGTCATTCTTTCTGTTCTACACCACTTCTGCCTTCAAACCGTGCTCTTCAG ATTCAGTACTACAGGAGCGATGCTGCTGCTGTGGATAGCGTTATCTCTCACATGGCCTG gCACAATCGGCTTTACGATCCACAGCATGAAGGAAGGTCTGTGTCTAGAGGACTCATCTGAAGGAGTTGTTGAGTTAAGAACATGCAGTCTGGACTCAGTCCTGCAGCAGTGGAAGTGGACAGATTACTGGTTTCTAGTAAACGCAGGCACCCAGAGGTGTCTCTCTGCCGTGCACACAGACCCAGTCCAGACTATCACCTGTGATTCTGGTGAACATATCAAATGGCAGTGCAAAGCTCAACAGCTCATCAGCCTGCAAAACTCTTTGGCATTGAGCACAGAGAGAGGAAATGTCAAACTGAACACGGGTGAACACGACACATGGAAATCTCTGGATGCGGGCGACATCTGCCAGAATAAACAGA GATCCAGAAGAGACAGCGATTTAGAGACGGATGAGTTTGACTTTGAAGAAGGGCCGCCTGCACCGAGAATGACAGAGGCACAGATGAAGTTTTTACAGTGGTATTACCGCACAGAAAACC CAACACCGTGGAAGTTTGGCATGCTGGCATTTGCTTTTCTGGGTCTCCTGATCGGCGCAGTGCTGTGTGTCATGGGCGTGATGGCTAATAG GAACAGGAAGAAAATAGCCAAATACAAAGTAGCCTCAAAAGTCACAGACATGAAATCTGAAATGGAGGAGCTGCAGGTCATCATCACTGATAAGGTCACAGAGGTCAAAGAAGAGAAAACCCATTTCACCCCATCCGAACACATTACTACATACAACAGCCATAAGGATTGGGAAGAGCCTTCATTCGACAGCAAAACCTCAGAGGGACCGAAGCCTGGAGAAATTATGGTGACCTGGAGAGATGGGAATGTGTCTACTTTGTATCCTGAACCTGCAGAGGAAGAACAAGGGGAAAAGGATGTCTACAAAACAGATGGAGAGACTATGTCCCAAAACTGCCCCCAAGCAATAGCATCATCTGACAcaatagcattttaa